TTCCTAAGCCCTTCTCCCCCTGTCTCCCAGCCTGGAGCAAATTCTCTACACCCACCTGCTCCaatttcctgtattttccaaCCCACTATTAACTTCCTTCTAGAGGGGACTTTCTGACAGATTAAAGCTCCCACACttatcatttctctcttctcattcctcttttctcccctcccctttctatttttctctgctCCTTCTTCCCTACTGAGTTTTCTTTACTTAGCAGACCTGTTCATCTTGTCCTCTTTCTTGTCTTACCATCTGCCATTCACTCTCTCTGAGCCATTATAAAGCCAACATCCCCAAACCCTGATCTCCAACCATATGCTTAAGAGCGTACTTTAGCTTTCTCAGATGAAGGGTAACATGACAGTGCATTTACTCAAGGAAGGAGGTGCTATTCTCTATTGCATGAGCTTTCTGGTTATTTAAAaactaacagggcttccctggtggcgcagtggttgagagtccacctgccgatgcaggggacacgggtttgtgccccggtccgggaggatcccacatgctgcggagcggctgggcccgtgagccatggccgctgagcctgcgcgtccggagcctgtgctccgcaacgggagaggccacaacagtgagaggcccgcgtaccgcagaaaataataataataataaaaaaaactaacaaaactcACCTCTTCTTCTGTGAGAGTTGGGTCTTCTTCCCGGGACTTGTATGACAACGAACTAAATCTCTGTTAGAAGAAACATAAACCAAGAGAAGGGAGTTTGAAGTCAATAATCGAACCTTTCTCGTGCATATGCTTTGATCCACCTATctacaaaaatgttttcaaatgatatttggagaagaaattattttctacaaagaaattatataaagcacCTGaggaataaacacataaaaagtatGTTTTTGCATACCCAGTAGTATTACACTTAGAGAAACttctggttgtttatttgaatctGCAGGTACAAATAAAACGAACAGTTACGTGGACTACTGTTTCAATTCCTAATTGTCACTGACGGATTGATCATCAATGAGAGATGGAAAGCctgatgaagaaaaaaacatggtttCTTTATCAAGTGCCggaattttatatttctacagCTTGCCTGAGCCATCAGGAAGATTCTTAAGTCATCTGGAAACTTTTCACAGCTAGTGGAGAACTCAGCTCACATTTTGTCACTTGCTACCTGCCTCATTTCTCAATGATTTTGGTTCCTGCTTCACTGATTCTGTCTCTAACGCATCTCCTGCCTGAATTCTTGCTGACTGCAACAAACAGGGATCCTTCCAAGCCTGCCCCAGCTCCCTGACCTCCCTGCCCCGACCCTGTCCTCCCGCCAACCTCACTGTTCACTCTCCCAGCTACACCTCGGACTTCTCTTACCCTAAACAGACACCCCACCCTCCCATCTCCTTGCAGCCCCCTTCAGACCAGCACTCCTCGATCAAGCCCACTCCTCCCATAACCCAGTTCCTACAATCCTGCAAAACGTTTTTGAGTGTGTCGCTTCTCCTGGGCGTCCTTCCTTTCTGCCCTGTCAAACTCCACTGCCACACGTTAAACACTCCACTCCCTTCTTGGTCCCTGGTGAACTCATCCCTCGAGTGAGTCCTTAATGCTGCTCTGAATCCTTCTATCACCTGGTCCCTGGTCTCCTAGCTCCCTGCTTCACGTCTTCCCCTCTCTTCCCAAACTCCCAACACCTCTTCACCCATCCTCATGCTTAGCTGAGGACCttgagaaaactgaaggaaaCGAGAGAAATGTCTATAAACTTTTacctcccccacctgcccccagtcTCTGCATTCATGTACCTTCCTTCCTGTCAGTTGCCACAGATGAACTTTCCATGCTTCTCCTTAATGATCCTCTCCTCCTGTGCACTAGATTCTGACCCCTCACACTCACTCGTGGATATAAGCTCCAGCGTCTCTCCCATTTTGTCTACATCATCAGCTTTCCCCCTCTGTGGAGTCATCCCCATTCATGTAAAAACAAGCtatttattctaaaaacaaaaccaatccACCCTTCTTCCAGTTCTATTACTCCTTCCTTTATAGTAAAACCTCTTAAGAGAGCTCTCTGAAAAAGTCACTCAAATAACTTGTCTCTTCCTATTCTCTCTCTAAACCCATTTCAGTCCGGTTTCTGCCTCTTCACTTCAGTGAAACTGCTCTTGTCAAGGACACCGAAGTCCACGTGTAACTATCTCTCCTGACCCACCTGCTGCATCTGATGCAGGGGTCACTCCTTCCTCCCTGAAAGTTTGCCCTTGGCTTCTAGGACACTGTACTTTCCtgttttttctctcctgttttgcTCTCTTCTGCtggctccttttctttcctggacCTGTGTCCTTGGAACTCTTCTAGTTCCCGTTCACACGTACTCATGCAGTGATCTCATCTGATGTCAGCTTTGACAACAAATTTCTGCTGCTGACTTCCAAATGTACAAACCCAGCCCAGGCCCTTCCTCGTAAACCTGCTCCCCCATCCAGCTGTTCTCTGACATCTCTACTTGGATGACCAATATCTATCTCAAAGCAATAGGTCCAGCCCGGAACACCCAAGTTGCCTCCCAAGTCTGCTCTGCCTACAAGTCCTTTCTACTTCAGTTAATGGCAATTCCATCCTTCCAGTGGCTCAGGCCAAAGCCCGGACTCAttgcttcctctttctttcatCCACATCTGGTCTATCAACAAATGTCCTGGCTCTAGTTTAGTGTCTCCCGTTACTCCTGCCCTGATCCGAGCCACCTCGTCTCTCGTCTTGCTTATTAGAATGGCTACCcaactggtctccttgcttccaTTCTTCATAGGTGAATTTCAGCTCCATCAGAGCAATCCTTTCCTAACCCAGATTAAGCCACCATTCTTCTGTGCAAGGCTTTCGAGTGACCCCATTTTATTCAGATTATAAGCCAAGGCTATACAGCGTTGGGGCCCTGCTTACCTTTCTTCCTACTTCCCTTAGCGTtgctctcccctctccagccACGCCCACCCCTTCTTCTTTCCCGGAGAGGCCGGGCCTGCTCTGGCCTCAGGACCTTCACACTGGCCATCCCCTCTGCTTCATTTGCTCTGCCCCCCAAAATGTGTACCAACTCACTCTCTCACCTCCTTTAACATTTTGTTCAAATGCCCCTTCACAGCCAGGCATACCCTGACCACTCTATTCACAATTGTGCTCCCACCCAACTTTCCTAAACCCCCGgattctgctctaattttttcctttaaactttaAAGCCTTCTAAGATACCACATACTTTACTTACATACGTATTTATGTCTCTATCTCCTTACTTAAATGTAAGCTCCACGGGGGCAgagatttttgttcatttatatgtTTTGTTCACTAGTGTATTCTCAGCACCTGTATCATGTGGcttatagtaggtgctcattaaaatCTTTTTgcaaataaatgcatgaatattAAACATTTCAAGTTCTCCCAATCACTTAAAATTAGGCTGGTTTATATGGAGATGATGGATTATTCATTCCTGTATTACTATAGAAAGGTAATCTGCTTCCCAGATGGCTATTTCCAGTTTCTAATGTGACATCTGCAGAATTGCTTACTTAGCAGTGGTTAGACAGTCAACTCTCTTACCTTTCAAATGCTTGTAAGTAAAGAAGTTTTAACTGCTTTAGGCAGCATAAACGTCACATTAGTTTTATTATCTTTAGTTATAcaaagggcaaaaaaaaataGGCTGCATTTTACAAATAGATTCATAAATACTTTACTGAGGCTCTCAATGGCTCACTTTACGGGTAAAACGAAAAGCTGAAATGCATTCAGAGAACACGACACAGAATGACTCATTGGCATAAGCTATATAACCCTAGCCGGACCTCCCCTTTTGATCATGAACGGCACAAGTTTTTCAAGGCTACTACTGACTGACTAGTCCCTACTTGGCCTTCCTACCAAAACTTGAGAAGAGAACCCTACTTTTTTCTCTGCAGAGAATGGAAATTAGATATGAGTTGCCTAAAGAAGGTAGGGCCTAGTTTAAATCCCAAGGAAATGCTGACAGCTGGAGATGTGAATTCCAAGCTATGGTGGCTCAGACATCAGCTTACGAGACACCCACAGAGAAGGCTCGGGGATTGTTAGTACATTTTAGAGCTCTGTTGAATAGTTACACTTAAGAGCTACAGGGTAGTATTTAGAAATTGtcacaaaataaaatcttttacttGATTCCTATAAAAGTCTATACATAATCAGATACGCCCAGTGGCACCTGTGAACTGGTCCCCTCTGCCTGTTCTTGTGCTCTGATTTCTGGGACCCGGGGAGCGGGGAGATCACCCCACTGCCTGGGGTGGTAACAAGTGGAAGAGGCTAAGTGGGTGGCAAAGAGTCTCATCTTTCCAGTTCTTGGTCTTcaccatgaagaaaataatactgTCCCCATTAGACATGATGCAAAAACTGGAAGATATCCAAGGAAGGTGCCAAGtgagaaatattttgtaaatatgagCTTTCAGTATTTTGTTACTTGGAAGGGGGAACAAAAAGTCAAACACAGCTTCCACTAAAACAGCTTCCACCATTCAATGCACGTGAAGGTGCTAGCATGTATTCCTTAGAACAACGTGCACGCAAAAGCCCCAGGATCAGCTAGACGCCCAATTGTGACAAAAGCTCTGAAACCAATGTGCTGGAGCCCACCTTGTTGGCTTCACTGGTCCCCTCGGCGGCCCCTTCTTCTCCTGTTTTACTCTCTGCCTGTTCCtgaaggttttcattttcatccagAAGTTTAATGGGGACAGGGGGTGGCGCCTCCTCTTCTGGATCCCATGAATTTCCAAGAATACTCTCTGCATTAGCGCTTTGTCGACACTTTCTGTTTCTGTCCACGGAGGCATATTCGGCAAAGTCTGTTTTGCCACTGGTCTGGGGCCCCGGAAGCTCTTTCACAGTGGAAGTTGACTTCGACCTGCTGCTGTGGCCTCCAGCTGAGTGGGCGGCGGCCGTCAcctccttaatttctttcacagTTTCATACAAGCAGTCCTCCACCATATTTTCTTGTGAGGCACTGTCCTTGAGCACTTCGTACGGCCCCTCCATCCCCAGACCCTGGTCCCCGTCCGCGCTTTCTCCATTGAGCGTCGTGTCCACTTCGCTCTCAGGAGGAATTCTGGGCAACTCCCGGCTCTGATGACATTTTGGCTTCCCTGTGCTGTCCTGGGAGTCCAGCAGATCTGAAGCTGAGGTCTGGACTTCCTCATAATGCTGCGTGCAGGTCATGGTGCTGTCTTCTGAAAGAACTAAAGCAGTGGGAGTATTAAAAGTGGAGAAAGACAATTTCTGACATAATTATTACAGTGAATCAGATGATGTCAAGTTAGGTGAAATCAAAGTGCTGGCTTTTTATTTGATTTGAGGCTGTAAATTACAGATGTTTTGACTGTTAGTGGATATTCTTATTTCAATCACAGTGTAAACTAAAGCCATCCATTACATCTTTCCAATAGAGTATTTAATAAATTGTCTTGGCTATCAATTTGGGTCACAGTTATACAGTCTTTGCTGTTACTCCTGATGGGCTCCTTGTAGGCAGTGTCCAAAGTGACCAGAGGATGAAAGTGACACTGCATAGGGCCAAACTGTGGGAGGCTGGGCTCCAAGGGGGGGGCATGTGTGGCAGCGACTCTCCCGGCCCTACTGGCCTCCTCTCGTGTGGAGGGAATACCTGGGAGCCATCCCCCTTCACAGGTCACTTTGTTTGA
The sequence above is drawn from the Tursiops truncatus isolate mTurTru1 chromosome 17, mTurTru1.mat.Y, whole genome shotgun sequence genome and encodes:
- the PAG1 gene encoding phosphoprotein associated with glycosphingolipid-enriched microdomains 1 isoform X2; translation: MGPEGSLLSGGQMQITLWGSLAAVATFFLITFLIFLCSSCDREKKPRQHSGDHENLMNVPSDKEMFSRSVTSLATDAPASSEQNGALTNGDILSEDSTMTCTQHYEEVQTSASDLLDSQDSTGKPKCHQSRELPRIPPESEVDTTLNGESADGDQGLGMEGPYEVLKDSASQENMVEDCLYETVKEIKEVTAAAHSAGGHSSRSKSTSTVKELPGPQTSGKTDFAEYASVDRNRKCRQSANAESILGNSWDPEEEAPPPVPIKLLDENENLQEQAESKTGEEGAAEGTSEANKRFSSLSYKSREEDPTLTEEEISAMYSSVHKKGQPGNKSGQSLKAPESTYTSIQGAALRSPSSCNDLYATLKDLEKIPNSVSTLPAAGRPNGEEPEPDYEAIQTLNREEEKAAPETNSHHGLFPKENDYESIGDLQQCRDITRL